Proteins found in one Rhodocyclaceae bacterium genomic segment:
- a CDS encoding Mov34/MPN/PAD-1 family protein has product MPAALVAMQVERWLAHGLPDAGQLGVGVQQDDGIGMNWSVVSQGPTTVLRVADDGGWTVRVLTGVRDVIDADAVRWDTKETGGALIGHVSHEARTIVVAGLVQASADSYRSTARFVLGTQELKKNLRQAYDDSLGYLTFVGTWHTHPHGGSHSSIDRKTLVWLAEEFGGLPAVSLIWTPAGLTCAVERR; this is encoded by the coding sequence ATGCCCGCTGCGTTGGTGGCAATGCAAGTCGAGCGCTGGCTGGCGCACGGACTGCCCGACGCCGGGCAACTCGGAGTGGGCGTACAGCAAGACGACGGCATCGGCATGAACTGGTCGGTGGTCTCGCAAGGCCCGACGACCGTGTTGCGCGTGGCCGATGACGGCGGCTGGACTGTTCGCGTGCTTACCGGCGTACGCGATGTCATCGACGCCGACGCGGTACGCTGGGACACCAAGGAGACCGGCGGTGCATTGATCGGCCACGTGTCACACGAGGCCCGCACCATCGTCGTCGCAGGTCTGGTTCAAGCGAGCGCTGACAGCTACCGCAGCACCGCACGCTTCGTCCTCGGCACCCAGGAACTGAAGAAGAACCTGCGCCAGGCGTATGACGATTCCCTCGGCTACCTGACGTTCGTGGGCACCTGGCACACGCATCCACATGGCGGAAGTCACTCAAGCATCGACCGTAAGACACTCGTTTGGCTCGCCGAAGAGTTCGGAGGACTGCCCGCTGTCTCTCTCATCTGGACGCCCGCAGGTTTGACATGCGCGGTCGAGCGCCGCTAG